The Salvia miltiorrhiza cultivar Shanhuang (shh) chromosome 2, IMPLAD_Smil_shh, whole genome shotgun sequence DNA window cgaaggcttgaagctgactggtctgttcagctgcgattttgacgaattcttatggtgcggcgctattaagaccttcattccggatttgatttatttagcttcgactttaaggtgagagattatatgcttgttgttatattcatgtatgtttgaatatgtttttagttcatgtttgattatacttgctcagccatgtagaaatacatgttcagaatatcatgttcaagtacatgatcagaaacgcagaatatcatgttcaagtacatgatcagaacgcaaaatatcatgttcaagtacatgatcagaaattcagaatatcatgttcaagtacatgatcatacattcagaaacactcagaattcagaatatgtgtatgacaatgtgaattatttgcatgtttaagcgtatgtgaatatttgcatggtttctcactgagtatattttcaatatgctcaccccttatcttctcagttttgcagttatggagttgaggtggccatggaagtcgagaatgactagagatttagtatttccatagaaatttaagttgaacttgttaagttttaatttattgttttttttttcatgttactactttagttttagcaagttgattttaaattagtttaaattttgatagtcaaggaattttatttttaactattagttcttcaagattttagtttgaaaagtttatgaaaattggggcgttacaaaaataatactccctccgccccaaTTCAACATGTCACAGGATTTGGACACGaatattaagaaataaatagtttataataaaatagattagaaaatgattttttttagaatatatttgtataaaaagtaggagagataaataaaaaagagataATTGTGTGTGAGGTACAATAACATTTGAGGTGAATAATGAATTAAACGAGGATATTCATTTTAATGAAacgttcaaataaaaaaaatatggccCATTGAATTCGGACGGTGAAAATATAAAACTTAATTATCTCCAATCCGACAATTAAATAACATGTTGCATTATTATCTCTTCTGAAAATAGTTATATCAATTTCTGACATTTTGATAAATTTAGGTGTTTTTGTTAAGAGcgtgaaaatttatattttattaaatttcaatCTCATATTTGAATCTTACtgaaaacatgaattaaaatcAGTTCTTCTCAAATATAATACCCTTGAGGTTCgaagtttaatttaatttctgtATTTTACtgttttctatttttcgtgaaCAGTAACATAACAAGAGCCGCCGCAATACCGCATCGGTAGCTGCTGCATTAGTTGGgttaactggttggttgattgCGCAATCAGCGACGCCGATTTGAGCAGGCACGTGTCCACGTGTCCTCGTCTGGACGCCTTTATTCTCAGCGCCGTCCACAGTCGGCCAAAACGCCCCACCCTCTCTCCGCCCGCCGCGTGGCACAGCCATACATATAAATGCAAATACAAATAGAAACTACGGCCGTCACCGTAAATACACCCAAAAAAGATTCTCcccaaaattatttttaactctCCGCCTATAAATACTGCCACCAACGAACCAAACTTTAGCGATTCcaacaaaatttgaaaattgaaacccTTTCACTCTTCTCCAATTCTTCAATGACGTGGACGAGGGGTCCCACCATCGGCCGGGGCTCCACCGCAACGGTTTCCATCGCCGCCACCCCCGCCGGCGACATCTTCGCCGTCAAGTCTACTGATCTCGCTTCCTCCGCCTTGCTGAAGAAGGAGGAATCATTCATCTCTCAGCTCTCCTCTCCTTACGTCATTCGCTGCTTAGGCTCAGATGTCACCTCCGACGATGATAAATCCGTCTACAATCTGTTTCTAGAATATTCCAGCGGCGGTTCGCTTTCCGATCTGATCGGAAAGCGGGGAGGCGCGTTGGACGAGAAAACGATTCGATTTTATTCCAAGCAGCTGCTCACGGGATTGGAATATCTCCACCGCAGTGGATTGGTGCACTGCGACATCAAAGGCCAGAACATtctcgtcggcggcggcggcgctgggGTGAAGATCGGCGATTTCGGGTGCGCAAAATGGGCGGCAACCGGCGGGGTGTTTTCCGGCACGCCGGCGTACATGGCGCCGGAGGCCTCCCGAGGCGAGGAGCAGAGTTTCCCGGCGGATGTGTGGTCGGTGGGATGCACGGTAATAGAAATGGCCACCGGATGCCACCCATGGCCGGAGATGAAGGATCCGGCGGCGGCGCTTTACCGGATCGCGTTCTCCGACGACGTGCCGGAGCCGCCGAGCTGGTTTTCCGGCGAGGCGAGGGATTTCGTGGGGAAGTGTTTGGTGAGGGACCCAAGGAGGCGGTGGACGGCGGCGGAGCTGCTGCGGCATCCGTTTTTGGATTCGGCGGAGGAGGGTTGCGGCGGAATTGGAGAAGGGACGAGGAGGTCTCCGACGAGTGTGACGGATCAAGACTTTTGGGATGCAGTGGAGGTGTCTGAATGTTTGGAAATTCCGACGGAGATGATGTCGTCATCGCCGACGGATTCACCTAATAGTAGGATCCGAGCACTGGTCGGTGGTAGTGGACCGACGAGGTGGGATTTTGGAGAGGATCAAGAATGGGTGACTGTGAGGGCTAATGAATTTGAAGAATGTCAAGATCTGCATCAagattttggagattttattGAGGAAGAAGAAATTTCATATTCAGATTTGGTGTTGGTGGAGGATTATTCTTGGTTTGATTTTTTCATTGGAGTTAGTGGTTGTGCAGCATCATTCACACAGAAACAGAGTGTAAAATATTTTGTCTATTCAGAATTTTTAGATTTGAAGATTATGTTAATTGAATTTTTTCTTCATCCAGATCAAGTTTCTTTGCTGCCTTTTCTACCTTTAGatttttgttattgttattcAAATGATCTTTTGCTGCCTTTTCTCAAAGATGATACTAACTCTAATATGATAGTGACAGTTAGTAGTTAGATACTTctaacttattattattattattattaatgataaaaataaataatgttgatgaataacaaaattataaTGTAAATGAATGGGAGATGCTTAAGCATCTATTAACCATGTCCTCGATGACAGACTGACAATAACGATATATAAAATTCTATTTTAATTACtcgttaatatatatttttaacaaataatgtataatagctattcaaattaaaagatgaCCGACGATGTATCGTTTTAAATATCCTAAGTAAAATTTGAATCAATACGAAGTTGACAAATTGAATGTAAACTTATTACATTTGATTGACGCGTGTGGCCGGGAGggggcggtggcggtggcgcaAAGGATGAGGCCGGAATTAGGTTTGACTCTATTCCTGAAAACATTACGTTGACCATCTGTGCCGTGAAAGATCGTACAATTTCATGACTCTGTATATATAACATGTTTTGCATAAAGTCAACCCTGCCTGTTCAGACAAGCAGGCATTTTGGTGTGAATATGGAAGACTTGAAGCATCAGACAGGCAAATTCGAAAAGTCTCATAATATGTAGACACCTTTACGGAAGTCaactattattttaaaagagaaaatagAAAGTTAGGTCAATAATGCAACTTGAAGAATAGAACTCAACCAACAAATAAAGATGACCGACCCACGCAGCCCATCTTTGATTGTTGTGATGGAAAATGGCCCTTTGAGAATTTGGATTTTAGCTAATACTTTATTTAATCAAGAAAAGCATGATACAGGACAAGTATACAAGAATTCTTTTTTGTTCATGCTTTTTCGCATATCAAGATTAGGTATGAAGCTATCCTAAtctgaaagaaaaagaaaagaaaattaaagataacgaagGCGTTGGACAAGATGTATACTTTCCTCTTGATACAAAACTCCGTCGGAGTATATCGCCCGTttcaagatattattttatttttattctaatcatataattatatatcgTTACATGTATATCACAagttttaattttcatttagtAGGCAATTCTCAAATTTAATATAGGTGTATGAGAATCACACCGCTAAAACATGAGATGATACTAAAatcacattttaaaataaatagtttatataaaATCATAGCTGAAATCAAAATTTACTCCATGATGATAAATTTGTATAATTTTCTATATCTGAATGATTTATGTATAGAAGATTAAAAAGGTGTGCTCTTGGTCCGACGTACGTATAATACAGATGGATCTGACTTCACTCAACAAActctattataattttttttttaaagctatCATTTCTCTTTTAAAGATTATTTGCTTCATGACGGTACTTTATTTAATCATATGGTAAAAGAATAgtaaaatacatgaataatGGCTTTACATAAAGTGAAATTGTGGTATATGACGACTACCTTAGCAATCTCGTGATGATAGCTANNNNNNNNNNNNNNNNNNNNNNNNNNNNNNNNNNNNNNNNNNNNNNNNNNNNNNNNNNNNNNNNNNNNNNNNNNNNNNNNNNNNNNNNNNNNNNNNNNNNNNNNNNNNNNNNNNNNNNNNNNNNNNNNNNNNNNNNNNNNNNNNNNNNNNNNNNNNNNNNNNNNNNNNNNNNNNNNNNNNNNNNNNNNNNNNNNNNNNNNNNNNNNNNNNNNNNNNNNNNNNNNNNNNNNNNNNNNNNNNNNNNNNNNNNNNNNNNNNNNNNNNNNNNNNNNNNNNNNNNNNNNNNNNNNNNNNNNNNNNNNNNNNNNNNNNNNNNNNNNNNNNNNNNNNNNNNNNNNNNNNNNNNNNNNNNNNNNNNNNNNNNNNNNNNNNNNNNNNNNNNNNNNNNNNNNNNNNNNNNNNNNNNNNNNNNNNNNNNNNNNNNNNNNNNNNNNNNNNNNNNNNNNNNNNNNNNNNNNNNNNNNNNNNNNNNNNNNNNNNNNNNNNNNNNNNNNNNNNNNNNNNNNNNNNNNNNNNNNNNNNNNNNNNNNNNNNNNNNNNNNNNNNNNNNNNNNNNNNNNNNNNNNNNNNNNNNNNNNNNNNNNNNNNNNNNNNNNNNNNNNNNNNNNNNNNNNNNNNNNNNNNNNNNNNNNNNNNNNNNNNNNNNNNNNNNNNNNNNNNNNNNNNNNNNNNNNNNNNNNNNNNNNNNNNNNNNNNNNNNNNNNNNNNNNNNNNNNNNNNNNNNNNNNNNNNNNNNNNNNNNNNNNNNNNNNNNNNNNNNNNNNNNNNNNNNNNNNNNNNNNNNNNNNNNNNNNNNNNNNNNNNNNNNNNNNNNNNNNNNNNNNNNNNNNNNNNNNNNNNNNNNNNNNNNNNNNNNNNNNNNNNNNNNNNNNNNNNNNNNNNNNNNNNNNNNNNNNNNNNNNNNNNNNNNNNNNNNNNNNNNNNNNNNNNNNNNNNNNNNNNNNNNNNNNNNNNNNNNNNNNNNNNNNNNNNNNNNNNNNNNNNNNNNNNNNNNNNNNNNNNNNNNNNNNNNNNNNNNNNNNNNNNNNNNNNNNNNNNNNNNNNNNNNNNNNNNNNNNNNNNNNNNNNNNNNNNNNNNNNNNNNNNNNNNNNNNNNNNNNNNNNNNNNNNNNNNNNNNNNNNNNNNNNNNNNNNNNNNNNNNNNNNNNNNNNNNNNNNNNNNNNNNNNNNNNNNNNNNNNNNNNNNNNNNNNNNNNNNNNNNNNNNNNNNNNNNNNNNNNNNNNNNNNNNNNNNNNNNNNNNNNNNNNNNNNNNNNNNNNNNNNNNNNNNNNNNNNNNNNNNNNNNNNNNNNNNNNNNNNNNNNNNNNNNNNNNNNNNNNNNNNNNNNNNNNNNNNNNNNNNNNNNNNNNNNNNNNNNNNNNNNNNNNNNNNNNNNNNNNNNNNNNNNNNNNNNNNNNNNNNNNNNNNNNNNNNNNNNNNNNNNNNNNNNNNNNNNNNNNNNNNNNNNNNNNNNNNNNNNNNNNNNNNNNNNNNNNNNNNNNNNNNNNNNNNNNNNNNNNNNNNNNNNNNNNNNNNNNNNNNNNNNNNNNNNNNNNNNNNNNNNNNNNNNNNNNNNNNNNNNNNNNNNNNNNNNNNNNNNNNNNNNNNNNNNNNNNNNNNNNNNNNNNNNNNNNNNNNNNNNNNNNNNNNNNNNNNNNNNNNNNNNNNNNNNNNNNNNNNNNNNNNNNNNNNNNNNNNNNNNNNNNNNNNNNNNNNNNNNNNNNNNNNNNNNNNNNNNNNNNNNNNNNNNNNNNNNNNNNNNNNNNNNNNNNNNNNNNNNNNNNNNNNNNNNNNNNNNNNNNNNNNNNNNNNNNNNNNNNNNNNNNNNNNNNNNNNNNNNNNNNNNNNNNNNNNNNNNNNNNNNNNNNNNNNNNNNNNNNNNNNNNNNNNNNNNNNNNNNNNNNNNNNNNNNNNNNNNNNNNNNNNNNNNNNNNNNNNNNNNNNNNNNNNNNNNNNNNNNNNNNNNNNNNNNNNNNNNNNNNNNNNNNNNNNNNNNNNNNNNNNNNNNNNNNNNNNNNNNNNNNNNNNNNNNNNNNNNNNNNNNNNNNNNNNNNNNNNNNNNNNNNNNNNNNNNNNNNNNNNNNNNNNNNNNNNNNNNNNNNNNNNNNNNNNNNNNNNNNNNNNNNNNNNNNNNNNNNNNNNNNNNNNNNNNNNNNNNNNNNNNNNNNNNNNNNNNNNNNNNNNNNNNNNNNNNNNNNNNNNNNNNNNNNNNNNNNNNNNNNNNNNNNNNNNNNNNNNNNNNNNNNNNNNNNNNNNNNNNNNNNNNNNNNNNNNNNNNNNNNNNNNNNNNNNNNNNNNNNNNNNNNNNNNNNNNNNNNNNNNNNNNNNNNNNNNNNNNNNNNNNNNNNNNNNNNNNNNNNNNNNNNNNNNNNNNNNNNNNNNNNNNNNNNNNNNNNNNNNNNNNNNNNNNNNNNNNNNNNNNNNNNNNNNNNNNNNNNNNNNNNNNNNNNNNNNNNNNNNNNNNNNNNNNNNNNNNNNNNNNNNNNNNNNNNNNNNNNNNNNNNNNNNNNNNNNNNNNNNNNNNNNNNNNNNNNNNNNNNNNNNNNNNNNNNNNNNNNNNNNNNNNNNNNNNNNNNNNNNNNNNNNNNNNNNNNNNNNNNNNNNNNNNNNNNNNNNNNNNNNNNNNNNNNNNNNNNNNNNNNNNNNNNNNNNNNNNNNNNNNNNNNNNNNNNNNNNNNNNNNNNNNNNNNNNNNNNNNNNNNNNNNNNNNNNNNNNNNNNNNNNNNNNNNNNNNNNNNNNNNNNNNNNNNNNNNNNNNNNNNNNNNNNNNNNNNNNNNNNNNNNNNNNNNNNNNNNNNNNNNNNNNNNNNNNNNNNNNNNNNNNNNNNNNNNNNNNNNNNNNNNNNNNNNNNNNNNNNNNNNNNNNNNNNNNNNNNNNNNNNNNNNNNNNNNNNNNNNNNNNNNNNNNNNNNNNNNNNNNNNNNNNNNNNNNNNNNNNNNNNNNNNNNNNNNNNNNNNNNNNNNNNNNNNNNNNNNNNNNNNNNNNNNNNNNNNNNNNNNNNNNNNNNNNNNNNNNNNNNNNNNNNNNNNNNNNNNNNNNNNNNNNNNNNNNNNNNNNNNNNNNNNNNNNNNNNNNNNNNNNNNNNNNNNNNNNNNNNNNNNNNNNNNNNNNNNNNNNNNNNNNNNNNNNNNNNNNNNNNNNNNNNNNNNNNNNNNNNNNNNNNNNNNNNNNNNNNNNNNNNNNNNNNNNNNNNNNNNNNNNNNNNNNNNNNNNNNNNNNNNNNNNNNNNNNNNNNNNNNNNNNNNNNNNNNNNNNNNNNNNNNNNNNNNNNNNNNNNNNNNNNNNNNNNNNNNNNNNNNNNNNNNNNNNNNNNNNNNNNNNNNNNNNNNNNNNNNNNNNNNNNNNNNNNNNNNNNNNNNNNNNNNNNNNNNNNNNNNNNNNNNNNNNNNNNNNNNNNNNNNNNNNNNNNNNNNNNNNNNNNNNNNNNNNNNNNNNNNNNNNNNNNNNNNNNNNNNNNNNNNNNNNNNNNNNNNNNNNNNNNNNNNNNNNNNNNNNNNNNNNNNNNNNNNNNNNNNNNNNNNNNNNNNNNNNNNNNNNNNNNNNNNNNNNNNNNNNNNNNNNNNNNNNNNNNNNNNNNNNNNNNNNNNNNNNNNNNNNNNNNNNNNNNNNNNNNNNNNNNNNNNNNNNNNNNNNNNNNNNNNNNNNNNNNNNNNNNNNNNNNNNNNNNNNNNNNNNNNNNNNNNNNNNNNNNNNNNNNNNNNNNNNNNNNNNNNNNNNNNNNNNNNNNNNNNNNNNNNNNNNNNNNNNNNNNNNNNNNNNNNNNNNNNNNNNNNNNNNNNNNNNNNNNNNNNNNNNNNNNNNNNNNNNNNNNNNNNNNNNNNNNNNNNNNNNNNNNNNNNNNNNNNNNNNNNNNNNNNNNNNNNNNNNNNNNNNNNNNNNNNNNNNNNNNNNNNNNNNNNNNNNNNNNNNNNNNNNNNNNNNNNNNNNNNNNNNNNNNNNNNNNNNNNNNNNNNNNNNNNNNNNNNNNNNNNNNNNNNNNNNNNNNNNNNNNNNNNNNNNNNNNNNNNNNNNNNNNNNNNNNNNNNNNNNNNNNNNNNNNNNNNNNNNNNNNNNNNNNNNNNNNNNNNNNNNNNNNNNNNNNNNNNNNNNNNNNNNNNNNNNNNNNNNNNNNNNNNNNNNNNNNNNNNNNNNNNNNNNNNNNNNNNNNNNNNNNNNNNNNNNNNNNNNNNNNNNNNNNNNNNNNNNNNNNNNNNNNNNNNNNNNNNNNNNNNNNNNNNNNNNNNNNNNNNNNNNNNNNNNNNNNNNNNNNNNNNNNNNNNNNNNNNNNNNNNNNNNNNNNNNNNNNNNNNNNNNNNNNNNNNNNNNNNNNNNNNNNNNNNNNNNNNNNNNNNNNNNNNNNNNNNNNNNNNNNNNNNNNNNNNNNNNNNNNNNNNNNNNNNNNNNNNNNNNNNNNNNNNNNNNNNNNNNNNNNNNNNNNNNNNNNNNNNNNNNNNNNNNNNNNNNNNNNNNNNNNNNNNNNNNNNNNNNNNNNNNNNNNNNNNNNNNNNNNNNNNNNNNNNNNNNNNNNNNNNNNNNNNNNttctggttctgattatactgatgacgttgcactggtgcgcccatattgttctgctgttggggctgaccatcttgcttccaccgaaagttggggTGACCTCTCCACCCCggattgtaagtgtttgcataaggatcatacttccgtggattcccatcatgtcctccaatggcattgacatcaacaatatcttcgccaaaatttggacaattttcagattgatgTCCTGTGGCATCGCAAAGaccacactggcgaatcttcttcggtatagtcaagcccgacagaagttccttgagttcgttcatgctcttctccatcgtTTTCTCCAGTTTGGacatctcctccttctcttcagctctccttggtttttccagattcctttcatgtccttcatcgcgtgattcttctgccatggtgcccaataACTGGAAGACCTCTAATGGAGTTTTACTCATCAACGACCCATTGCAGGTTGCTAGGACCAAACTGCGATCGTTTTTTCGCATGCCTTTTACAAAactctccacctgatcttttggagagatCTGGTGATGAGgacaattgcttaacattctcttgaatctcgtccagtattcatagaaggattctagcccatcttgtctgatgctgcggatatcccatctcatccgctccactcgtgctgctgggaagaactcttccaagaaggcctgttgcagttgtgcccatgtagttACACTGCCTTCGGGcaggtcatacagccatcttcttgcgtCGTCgaccaaggtaaaagggaagagtatcaacttgacatactcttgctgctcatcagttgattggtgcatgattgtcatctcgaaatcttggagatgggtatgagggtcatctcctgggtatccattgaacttcggtaagatctgaagcaatgagggcttcatgtcataccgacgaggtgcgaacggatttgcgggtagggtgattccgttcggcctcaggttgaggttagttgggtatgccaactgtcgGAGGGTCTACTCTGGTACGGCTTCTGCTTGTTCAgcctctgccatagcttcgcgtctcgctattcgtgctccTGCGCGCAGTCGTCTTTCTGTACGATCAATATCAGGATCAAACACCAATactcttacagctctacgagttccacgcatacaccagtggCGGAAAATAGagtgaggagagaacaaaattgatGCGCGtaactccccggcaacggcgccaattttgacacacacccgtcgtgcggtgcggacaaaatacctgtgtatgcccagtacagacagtacacgctcctacttctcacaacaagaacttagtcttagcggtaagcgtagggtcgaatcccacagggagtgaggaaccactttgttctccaacgacaaactgaggtgtcacaattctcaatttgtatactctgcacaagaaataaacaagatcaataataacaaaggggtgaggttattcggttaggtcataactgttgttaacattagtttcggtcataggcacactgatgatccgtctatgatccatacaaacccaaggcgtggcccaaagacattggggcgtttcaaggggttgtacttcacatataggatggttgatctcattgtggtcactcggtccgaaggtcacacaatccccggtcacaaggcagtgcttcacttctccttagatggtagccatacccgttattcaccaagtatggccctcaccaaccttctctcccgggGTCCCCAACTCAGcgctttgagtgacacatgcctcctggacacaaccatttccggctttat harbors:
- the LOC131008122 gene encoding mitogen-activated protein kinase kinase kinase 18 → MTWTRGPTIGRGSTATVSIAATPAGDIFAVKSTDLASSALLKKEESFISQLSSPYVIRCLGSDVTSDDDKSVYNLFLEYSSGGSLSDLIGKRGGALDEKTIRFYSKQLLTGLEYLHRSGLVHCDIKGQNILVGGGGAGVKIGDFGCAKWAATGGVFSGTPAYMAPEASRGEEQSFPADVWSVGCTVIEMATGCHPWPEMKDPAAALYRIAFSDDVPEPPSWFSGEARDFVGKCLVRDPRRRWTAAELLRHPFLDSAEEGCGGIGEGTRRSPTSVTDQDFWDAVEVSECLEIPTEMMSSSPTDSPNSRIRALVGGSGPTRWDFGEDQEWVTVRANEFEECQDLHQDFGDFIEEEEISYSDLVLVEDYSWFDFFIGVSGCAASFTQKQSVKYFVYSEFLDLKIMLIEFFLHPDQVSLLPFLPLDFCYCYSNDLLLPFLKDDTNSNMIVTVSS